A stretch of Pseudoclavibacter chungangensis DNA encodes these proteins:
- the pepN gene encoding aminopeptidase N, producing the protein MPGENLTHLEAQERRAVVDVHHYDVTLDLTTGDETFRSTTVVHFDAEPGSSTFIDAITRQVHRVELNGEELDPAVVADGTRIQLPGLRERNELVVEADAVYMNTGEGLHRFVDPVDGEVYLYTQFEVPDSRRVFAVFEQPDLKAQFTFHVTAPSRWQVVSNQPTPEPVVVDAERSVWHFPATPRISSYITALVAGPYVVQRDELTSSDGRTIPLGVFCRASLAEHLDAEYIFDITKRGFAYYEQNFQGPYPFAKYDQLFVPEFNAGAMENAGCVTFTEAYVFRSKVEDAVRERRVITILHELAHMWFGDLVTMKWWNDLWLNESFAEFISTIASAEATEWTEAWTTFNASEKSWAYRQDQLPSTHPIVAEINDLHDVLVNFDGITYAKGGSVLKQLFFWVGREAFFQGVAQYFRAHGWGNTELSDLLVELERASGRDLDEWAAKWLSTAGVNTLRVEIDVDGEGLVRTFSIEQSATPEYPTIRPHRLAIGLYEPQDGTLVRVDRIELDVDGESTHVPELVGRRRPAVILLNDDDLAYAKIRLDDESFRAAANGLASFASPLARALVYGSAWDATRDAELRPREFVRLVIGAIGAETESTTRRTVLGQLATAARFYTAADDRGEIIEVVADELWELAQRAEAGSDAQFAFVKAFAAQAHSAAQLDAAEALLTGETSLPGLEIDTDLGWELVVALTSGGRRTAADIDARLQEDNTADGQRAAARALASIPTAEAKEAAWERVVTRTDAPNAIVRATAAGFYRGGDDAVLRPYVARYFATIGSIWEERSFSIAEELIEGLFPSELADAYVRDAARSWLAAHEDAPAALRRLVIEGLAGIERSLRAQERDAED; encoded by the coding sequence ATGCCCGGAGAGAACCTGACACACCTCGAGGCGCAGGAGCGCCGCGCGGTCGTCGACGTTCACCACTACGATGTGACCCTCGATCTCACGACCGGCGACGAGACGTTCCGTTCCACGACGGTCGTGCACTTCGATGCCGAGCCCGGTTCGTCGACCTTCATCGATGCCATCACGAGGCAGGTGCACCGGGTCGAGCTGAACGGTGAGGAGCTCGACCCCGCGGTCGTCGCGGACGGCACGCGGATCCAGCTGCCCGGCCTCCGCGAGCGCAACGAGCTCGTCGTCGAGGCCGATGCCGTCTACATGAACACGGGCGAGGGGCTCCACCGCTTCGTCGACCCGGTCGACGGCGAGGTGTATCTCTACACGCAGTTCGAGGTGCCGGACTCGCGTCGCGTCTTCGCGGTGTTCGAACAGCCCGACCTCAAGGCGCAGTTCACGTTCCACGTGACGGCTCCGTCGCGGTGGCAGGTCGTCTCGAACCAGCCGACGCCCGAGCCCGTCGTGGTCGACGCCGAGCGATCGGTGTGGCACTTCCCCGCGACGCCGCGCATCTCGAGCTACATCACGGCGCTCGTCGCCGGCCCCTACGTCGTGCAGCGTGACGAACTGACCTCGAGCGACGGGCGCACCATCCCGCTCGGCGTGTTCTGCCGCGCATCGCTCGCGGAGCACCTGGATGCCGAATACATCTTCGACATCACGAAGCGCGGTTTCGCCTATTACGAGCAGAACTTCCAGGGTCCCTACCCGTTCGCGAAATACGACCAGCTCTTCGTTCCCGAGTTCAACGCGGGCGCGATGGAGAACGCGGGCTGCGTGACGTTCACCGAGGCCTACGTGTTCCGTTCCAAGGTCGAGGACGCCGTGCGCGAGCGTCGCGTCATCACGATCCTGCACGAGCTCGCCCACATGTGGTTCGGCGACCTCGTCACGATGAAGTGGTGGAACGACCTGTGGCTCAACGAGTCCTTCGCCGAGTTCATCTCGACGATCGCGAGTGCCGAAGCGACCGAGTGGACCGAGGCGTGGACCACGTTCAACGCGAGCGAGAAGAGCTGGGCGTACCGGCAGGACCAGCTCCCCTCGACGCACCCGATCGTCGCCGAGATCAACGATCTGCACGACGTGCTCGTGAACTTCGACGGCATCACGTACGCCAAGGGCGGCTCCGTCCTCAAGCAGCTGTTCTTCTGGGTCGGCCGTGAGGCCTTCTTCCAGGGTGTCGCGCAGTACTTCCGGGCTCACGGCTGGGGGAACACGGAACTCTCGGACCTGCTCGTCGAGCTCGAGCGCGCGAGCGGACGCGACCTCGACGAGTGGGCCGCGAAGTGGCTCTCGACCGCCGGGGTGAACACGCTCCGCGTCGAGATCGACGTGGACGGCGAGGGGCTCGTGCGGACGTTCTCCATCGAGCAGTCCGCCACCCCCGAGTACCCGACCATTCGGCCGCACCGCCTCGCGATCGGCCTGTACGAACCGCAGGACGGCACGCTCGTCCGCGTCGACCGGATCGAACTCGATGTCGACGGCGAGTCGACGCACGTGCCCGAGCTCGTCGGGCGCCGTCGGCCGGCCGTGATCCTGCTGAACGACGACGATCTCGCGTACGCGAAGATCCGTCTCGACGACGAGTCGTTCCGGGCGGCCGCGAACGGCCTCGCCTCGTTCGCGTCGCCGCTCGCCCGCGCGCTCGTCTACGGCAGCGCCTGGGACGCGACGCGTGACGCGGAGCTGCGGCCGCGGGAGTTCGTGCGCCTCGTGATCGGTGCGATCGGCGCCGAGACGGAATCGACGACGCGACGCACAGTCCTCGGCCAGCTCGCGACCGCGGCGCGCTTCTACACGGCCGCCGACGATCGCGGCGAGATCATCGAGGTCGTCGCGGACGAGCTCTGGGAGCTCGCGCAGCGCGCCGAGGCCGGCTCGGACGCGCAGTTCGCGTTCGTCAAGGCGTTCGCCGCCCAGGCCCACTCGGCGGCGCAGCTCGATGCGGCCGAGGCCCTGCTCACGGGCGAGACCTCGCTGCCCGGCCTCGAGATCGACACGGACCTGGGTTGGGAACTCGTCGTCGCACTCACGTCGGGCGGTCGACGCACGGCCGCGGACATCGACGCGCGACTGCAGGAGGACAACACGGCCGACGGTCAGCGCGCCGCCGCCCGGGCCCTCGCGTCGATCCCGACGGCCGAGGCGAAGGAGGCGGCGTGGGAGCGCGTCGTCACCCGCACCGACGCGCCGAACGCGATCGTCCGCGCGACCGCGGCGGGGTTCTACCGCGGTGGCGACGACGCCGTGCTCCGCCCCTACGTCGCGCGATACTTCGCGACGATCGGCAGCATCTGGGAGGAGCGCAGCTTCAGCATCGCGGAGGAGCTCATCGAGGGACTCTTCCCGAGCGAGCTCGCGGACGCGTACGTGCGCGACGCGGCGCGGTCGTGGCTCGCCGCGCACGAGGACGCGCCGGCCGCGCTACGTCGACTCGTGATCGAGGGGCTCGCCGGTATCGAGCGCTCGCTGCGCGCGCAGGAGCGCGACGCCGAGGACTGA
- a CDS encoding mechanosensitive ion channel family protein, which yields MLEFWNNLVTTLTPFRVPIWIVVYIAAGFVIRWGLIKIIDRSVDEIVHGVKKRRGAQDTQSLAISSPLAAVRTVQRTRTIGSLLTNIVTVVVVIVVVFLIIGKVDPGILASLSLLSAAVGAGLGFGAQRIVGDVLNGLFMVVEDQLGVGDDVDMGLASGVVENVGIRVTQVRDVHGTLWFVRNGEVQRVGSNSQGWNRAIIDLAVPYDLDRDHIEEVMLETATTLADDPDWAEKFIERPSIWGLETLSAEAVVVRLVARTRAGARWDIERELRARLQTAFKDAHISLPPLNTIVLDGPNGLTPPSGRRPHVVHRDAEPQPRPRTDSDDEDGRS from the coding sequence ATGCTTGAGTTCTGGAACAACCTCGTCACGACCCTCACGCCGTTCCGGGTGCCCATCTGGATCGTCGTCTACATCGCGGCGGGATTCGTCATCCGCTGGGGTCTCATCAAGATCATCGACCGCAGCGTCGACGAGATCGTGCACGGTGTGAAGAAGCGCCGCGGTGCGCAGGACACGCAGTCGCTCGCGATCAGCTCACCGCTGGCGGCCGTCCGGACCGTGCAGCGCACCCGCACGATCGGGTCCCTGCTGACGAACATCGTGACGGTCGTCGTCGTGATCGTCGTCGTCTTCCTCATCATCGGCAAGGTGGATCCGGGCATCCTCGCCTCCCTCTCGCTGCTGTCCGCCGCGGTCGGTGCGGGGCTCGGTTTCGGCGCACAGCGCATCGTCGGTGATGTCCTGAACGGCCTGTTCATGGTGGTCGAGGACCAGCTCGGTGTGGGCGACGACGTCGACATGGGACTCGCGAGCGGTGTCGTCGAGAACGTCGGGATCCGCGTGACGCAGGTTCGCGACGTGCACGGCACGCTCTGGTTCGTCCGGAACGGCGAGGTGCAGCGCGTCGGCAGCAACTCGCAGGGCTGGAACCGGGCGATCATCGACCTCGCCGTGCCGTACGACCTCGACCGCGACCACATCGAGGAGGTCATGCTCGAGACCGCGACGACGCTCGCGGACGACCCCGACTGGGCGGAGAAGTTCATCGAGCGGCCATCGATCTGGGGGCTCGAGACGCTGTCTGCGGAGGCCGTCGTCGTGCGTCTCGTGGCCCGCACGCGGGCCGGAGCCCGATGGGACATCGAACGCGAGCTGCGCGCGCGACTCCAGACGGCGTTCAAGGACGCCCACATCTCGCTGCCGCCGCTCAACACGATCGTACTCGACGGCCCGAACGGACTCACACCGCCGTCCGGTCGCCGACCGCACGTCGTCCACCGCGACGCCGAGCCGCAGCCCCGGCCGCGGACCGACTCGGACGACGAGGACGGCCGCTCGTGA
- a CDS encoding globin, with protein MSGTPIGLRGSDGRSALPTLYDDVGGMPTFERLVTAFYERVQHDEVLWPMYPQDDLEGAVLRLSTFLAQYFGGPTTYSDARGHPRLRMRHVAFHVNPDARDRWLRHMTTAVDELVADGIVSPMNRATMLDYFGRASTAMVNTFEPTPEPPTGAGASTGA; from the coding sequence GTGAGCGGCACACCGATCGGGCTCCGTGGGAGCGACGGGCGCTCGGCCCTCCCCACGCTCTACGACGACGTGGGCGGCATGCCGACGTTCGAGCGCCTCGTCACGGCGTTCTACGAGCGGGTGCAGCACGACGAGGTGCTGTGGCCCATGTATCCGCAGGACGATCTCGAGGGCGCCGTTCTGCGCCTGTCGACCTTCCTCGCACAGTACTTCGGCGGGCCGACGACGTACTCGGACGCGCGCGGCCACCCGAGGCTCCGCATGCGGCACGTCGCGTTCCACGTCAACCCGGACGCGCGTGACCGCTGGCTCCGGCACATGACCACGGCCGTCGACGAACTGGTCGCCGACGGCATCGTGTCGCCCATGAACCGTGCGACGATGCTCGACTACTTCGGCCGCGCCTCGACCGCCATGGTCAACACGTTCGAGCCCACGCCCGAGCCTCCGACCGGGGCCGGCGCATCGACCGGGGCCTGA
- a CDS encoding NUDIX domain-containing protein produces MIRNIALGLVVRDGFVLGEEYPARSGHELFVRVPGGGIDYGEHSVDAVRREFAEELAVEVREARLLGVLESHFMRGERVGHEYAHVFAVTSPDLDAWPIEERRPVLDSDTVAGWFPLEALAAGRPPLYPDGAVAFAERLRGHTATNR; encoded by the coding sequence ATGATCCGGAACATCGCCCTCGGGCTCGTCGTCCGGGACGGCTTCGTGTTGGGGGAGGAGTACCCCGCGCGCTCGGGCCACGAGCTCTTCGTCCGCGTGCCGGGTGGTGGGATCGACTACGGCGAACACTCCGTCGACGCGGTTCGTCGCGAGTTCGCCGAGGAGCTCGCGGTCGAGGTCCGCGAGGCGCGACTGCTCGGCGTTCTCGAGAGCCACTTCATGCGCGGTGAACGTGTCGGCCACGAGTACGCACACGTCTTCGCCGTCACGAGCCCCGATCTCGACGCCTGGCCGATCGAGGAGCGACGCCCCGTGCTCGACAGCGACACCGTCGCCGGCTGGTTCCCACTCGAGGCGCTCGCGGCCGGGCGGCCACCCCTGTACCCGGACGGCGCGGTCGCGTTCGCGGAACGGCTGCGGGGGCACACGGCGACCAACCGGTAG
- a CDS encoding MerR family transcriptional regulator has product MTERGHDVVERQQGEMRMAELARRSGLSVATIKFYLREGLLPHGTRTGVNQAVYGTSHLERLRLIRALARVAGLPLHTIRTVLDALDEGPSVLDAMAITQDALVGEVEGSEPDTEARRRLAEVVRARGWNCEPGSPAYLAAERAIADLQAEELDELLAHLDDYARIADEVGRLDLQAVASLGRLDVMIRGVVLGSVLRRTLLDTFVLLAQQHHANAPRVAEPVAIDGS; this is encoded by the coding sequence ATGACGGAACGGGGTCACGACGTGGTGGAACGGCAGCAGGGCGAGATGCGGATGGCGGAACTCGCCCGGCGTTCGGGTCTGAGCGTGGCGACGATCAAGTTCTATCTGCGCGAGGGCCTCCTCCCGCACGGGACCCGCACGGGCGTCAACCAGGCCGTCTACGGCACATCACACCTCGAGCGGCTCAGGCTCATTCGGGCGCTCGCGAGGGTCGCGGGGCTTCCGCTGCACACGATCCGCACGGTGCTCGACGCGCTCGACGAGGGGCCGTCCGTGCTCGACGCGATGGCGATCACGCAGGACGCGCTCGTCGGGGAAGTGGAGGGGAGCGAACCCGACACCGAGGCGCGTCGGCGACTCGCCGAGGTCGTCCGCGCACGCGGGTGGAACTGTGAGCCGGGTTCGCCCGCCTACCTCGCCGCCGAACGGGCCATCGCCGATCTGCAGGCGGAGGAGCTCGACGAGCTCCTCGCGCACCTCGACGACTACGCACGGATCGCGGACGAGGTCGGGCGGCTGGATCTGCAGGCCGTCGCGTCGCTCGGCCGGCTCGACGTCATGATCCGGGGTGTCGTCCTCGGAAGTGTCCTCCGGCGCACCCTGCTCGACACGTTCGTGCTGCTCGCCCAGCAGCACCACGCGAACGCACCGCGCGTCGCGGAACCGGTCGCGATCGACGGCTCGTGA
- a CDS encoding DUF1772 domain-containing protein: MTPLQLAAVLVVGFVGSAEFGSAAFVHPVIRRLAPDDQLVFEKGLLRTFGRVMPVGMTAAAALGVAAAIATPTPLLVTAATSLAVALVVTIVGNVPINLRTGRMTETTASDSFIRMRRRWDVFQVARASLQLLGFVLLALGLTAWT, translated from the coding sequence ATGACCCCGCTGCAACTCGCCGCCGTCCTCGTGGTCGGCTTCGTCGGCTCCGCCGAGTTCGGCTCCGCCGCGTTCGTCCACCCCGTCATCCGCCGCCTCGCGCCGGACGACCAGCTCGTGTTCGAGAAGGGACTCCTGCGGACGTTCGGCCGCGTGATGCCCGTGGGCATGACCGCCGCGGCCGCACTCGGCGTCGCCGCCGCGATCGCGACCCCGACACCACTGCTGGTGACCGCGGCCACGAGTCTCGCTGTCGCGCTCGTCGTGACCATCGTCGGCAACGTGCCGATCAACCTCCGCACGGGACGCATGACCGAGACCACCGCGTCCGACTCGTTCATTCGCATGCGCCGCCGCTGGGACGTGTTCCAGGTCGCCCGCGCGTCCCTCCAGCTGCTCGGCTTCGTACTACTGGCCCTCGGTCTCACGGCCTGGACCTGA